A window of Desulfobulbus oralis genomic DNA:
GACCCAGCGCCAGGTTGACCGCGACCGTGGACTTGCCGACGCCGCCCTTGCCGCTCATCACGAGGATCTTGTTTTTGATTTTGCCAAGCGACCGGTTGATGGCCAAATCCTGCTGGGCCAGACGGGCGTCGCCGCTGTTGCAGGTGCTGCCCTGCTGGCTGCTGCAGGAACTTCCGCATGAACTGCTCATATTGTCCTCCGTTGACAGGGTGAAAGCCGGGATGCCGGCTGCAAAAAAGGCATAATAAGGCGCTGGCAGGCGCGGCCATACACTAATGCCCTGAGGCTGAATTGCAACCAAAAAGCCGGAATCGGGCTGGCCCGCAGGAGCGGGGCCAGGACGCTTCCGTCCGTACCGGCCGCGGCGAATCCCCTCTGTGCCATCCGCCTGCCGCCGCAGGTGCGACCAGCTCGTCGGCCGGCTTCGGCCTGGGCGAGGCCCCGCCGCCCGAAGGGGCAGGGAAACACCTGAGCAGCCGCCCGCCCTCCTCCGCCCCGAAGCCTCAGGCGGAGGAGACGGCAGTGCCTGTCAGTACAGCTTGAAGATGAAGTGATACACGTAGCTGATGCCCAGGCCGGCAATGGTTGCGCAGACCACGTGAATAAGACCTGGAATCATGAAGGAATGGTTGAGCAGGTATTTGCCGATGATCGTGGTGCCTGATCGGTCAAAGTTTACGGTCGCGATGTCCGAAGGATAGTTGGGGATGAAGAAGTAGCCGTACACCGACGGCATCACCCCCAGAAGAATCCAGCCCTCGATGCCCAGGGTGTAGGTCAGGGGCAGCATGCTCACCACCACCGCGCCCTGGGAATTGATGAGCACAGAGACGAAGAAGAAGGCCAGGGCGATGGTCCACGGGTATTTTGTCACCACCTCGGACAGGATGTTCTGCATCTGGACCTGATAGTTGTCGAAATAGGTATTGCTCATCCAGGCAATGCCGTAGATGGCGACCACGGCAACCATGCCGTTCTGCCAGACCACACCCTGCATGGCGGCCTTGGGCTTGGCCTTGCAGAAGATGATCATCAGGGCCGCAGCGACAATCATGATGATCTGAATCACCACGCTCATGGACAGCACCTTGACGTCCCTGGCCGTGATGCCGGGAATCACAATGCCCAGACTGGCCAACTGCTTGGCCGTGGCCTTCACGCCCTCGGTAATGGGAATGCTCGCGCCCTTTTCAACCACCCTGACCGTGTCGTAGCCGGGCAAAATGTCGATGCCGGCCATCTTGAGCAGGGAAATGACCAGAATGACGCCGAGTGCCGTCATGAAGATGTAGACCGCGTTCTTGCTGTGCTGGGGGATTTCCTTGCCCAGAGTGGTGGCGCCGCCGCCGTAGATGTAGGCCCGCTGATTCGGGTCCTGAATCTTCTTCTGAAATTCCGGGTCTTTGTCCAGGTCAAGGCCGCGGCGATAGCTGTAGATGATGGCCATGAGAATGCCGATGATGCAGGCCGGCAGGGTCAGCAGCACGATCTGCACATTGGTCACTTCAAAGCCGTTTTCCGCGGAAATGGCGGAAAAGGCCACCACGGCCGCGGCAATGGGCGAACAGGTGATGGCGATCTGCGAGGCGATGCTGGCAATGCTGCAGGGCCGTTCCGGCCGGATGCCCTTTTTCAGCGCAATGTCGCAGATGATGGGCATGAGCGTATAGATCACGTGGCCGGTGCCGACCAGCACGGTCAGGAAAAAGGTGACAAAGGGCGCCATGAGGGTGATGCGGTCGGGGTGTTTGCGCAGCAGCTTTTCCGCGATCTGGATCATCCAGTCCATGCCGCCGGAGGCCTGCAGAACGCCGGCGCAGGTCACGGCCGCGATGATGATGTAAATGACCTCGGTGGGCGGCGTGCCGGGCTTCAGGTGAAAGGCGAAGACCAGCACGGCCAGGCCGATGCCCGAAATCGCGCCCAGCGCCAGCGAACCGTAGCGCGCGCCAACCCACAGGGCAATCAGCACAACAAGCAGTTGGATGATCATCATGAATGTCATAGGCTCTCCTCGGGCATCTGGTTGAAGATGTGCGGAAGAATGCGGCCGCTGTTGGGAAAATATCCTTCCGGCAGGCGAACACAGCCGTCGCTTCCAAAAATACCGCATTTGCCTGGCCGCAGCAACAGAAGCCGGGAAAGCCGCACATTTTCCGGCAGGCGGCCCGCGCGGGCAAAAGTCCTTGCCCTGGCAGCCGCGCTAGGGCAAAAAGCGAATCAGGAAAGCAAACGGTCACTGTTCTGGCGGACCCAATGGGAGGAGATCATGAAGAAACTTCTGGGCATTGCGCTCACACTGGCCCTGCTGCTGCCGGGTATGGCCCTGGCCGCCATGCCGGATGGGGAATTTCTGGAACTGGCCGGCAAGGCATACGCCACTGCCGTTGCCAAGGCGCTCAGGGAAGGCGCCAATCCGAACGCCAGAGACAAAGACGGCACGACCGCGCTGATGCGGGCAACGAAAGTGGGAAACGTGGGTTCCGTAGCAGCGCTGCTGCAGGCAGGGGCGGATGTCAACGCACAAGACGAGTGGGGCAAGACCGTGCTGATGGGTGCGCTGATGGATAACACTGGATGGCAGGACAACGCCGACGTCGTCGCCCTGCTGCTGGCCTCCGGGGCAAACGTCAATGCCACAACCAAAGACGGTGAAACTGCCCTGATGCATGCCGCTCGCCACGGCAAACACACCGATGCCATCAGGTTGCTGCTGAAAGCCGGAGCGGACGTCAACGCTGCCAGCAAAGACGGCAGAACCGCCCTGATGAATGCCGCCGAAAACCGCCATGCCGAAACCGTCAAAATCCTGCTCCAAGCCGGAGCAAGGGTTAACACTACGGACAAGGATGGTGAAACGGCCTTGATATGTGCCGCCCAAGCGGACAGGACGGACAACATAAAACTCCTGCTCCAGGCCGGGGCAGGGGTTAACACTACTGACCAGTATGGTAGAACAGCCTTGATATGTGCCGCCAAAGCGGACAGGACAGACAGCATAAAACTCCTGCTCCAGGCCGGGGCGGAGGCCAACGCCAAAAGCATGAGCGGCGAAACCGCCCTGATGAATGCCGCCGAAAACCGCGATGCCGAAGCCGTCAAAGTCCTGCTCGGAGCCGGAGCAAGGGTTAACACTACGGACAAGGATGGTGAAACGGCCTTGATATATGCCGTCAAAAAGGACAGGACGGACAACATAAAAGTTCTGCTCCAGGCCGGGGCCGAGGCCAATGCCGTTGACAACAATGGCAGAACCGCCCTGATGTGGGCCGCCGGTAAGGGCAATGTAGAAGTCGTCCGGCTCCTGCTCCAAGCAGGGGCAAAGGTCAATGCCAAATGCAGGAGCGGTGTCACCGCACTCATGCATGCGGCCGGAAACCCCGACAAAACCAGGCTGCTTCTGGCCGCCGGGGCCGATCCAAACGCGGCGAATCAAGACGGCGAAACCGCCTTGATGCGGGCAGCCGATAGCGATGTCGAAGCCGTGCGCCTGCTGCTTGCGGCCGGGGCTGCGGTGAATGCGGCCGACGCGCAAGGCGAAACCGCCTTGATGCGGGCAGCCGGTAGCGATGCCGAAGCCGTGCGCCTGCTGCTTGCGGCCGGGGCTGCGGTGAATGCGGCCGACGCGCAAGG
This region includes:
- a CDS encoding ankyrin repeat domain-containing protein; translated protein: MKKLLGIALTLALLLPGMALAAMPDGEFLELAGKAYATAVAKALREGANPNARDKDGTTALMRATKVGNVGSVAALLQAGADVNAQDEWGKTVLMGALMDNTGWQDNADVVALLLASGANVNATTKDGETALMHAARHGKHTDAIRLLLKAGADVNAASKDGRTALMNAAENRHAETVKILLQAGARVNTTDKDGETALICAAQADRTDNIKLLLQAGAGVNTTDQYGRTALICAAKADRTDSIKLLLQAGAEANAKSMSGETALMNAAENRDAEAVKVLLGAGARVNTTDKDGETALIYAVKKDRTDNIKVLLQAGAEANAVDNNGRTALMWAAGKGNVEVVRLLLQAGAKVNAKCRSGVTALMHAAGNPDKTRLLLAAGADPNAANQDGETALMRAADSDVEAVRLLLAAGAAVNAADAQGETALMRAAGSDAEAVRLLLAAGAAVNAADAQGETALMRAAKGGNLGAVAVLLRAGADANLVDKHGYTARVWASFKTFQSWVLNKEGDPAAGCARLLREREGLQTRLRHWPRTARFWGRILTIHDPHHLFHDSLPFVVMLGLITAGLSYPLWIVLRGFGLPAAVRHLIFWPLLAGAAIRFGITTLRKMWTGGESILSIFWMRLGGIILLLFVNLIILCVRLRSRRQSKSALPPANPPQPTDT
- a CDS encoding anaerobic C4-dicarboxylate transporter — encoded protein: MTFMMIIQLLVVLIALWVGARYGSLALGAISGIGLAVLVFAFHLKPGTPPTEVIYIIIAAVTCAGVLQASGGMDWMIQIAEKLLRKHPDRITLMAPFVTFFLTVLVGTGHVIYTLMPIICDIALKKGIRPERPCSIASIASQIAITCSPIAAAVVAFSAISAENGFEVTNVQIVLLTLPACIIGILMAIIYSYRRGLDLDKDPEFQKKIQDPNQRAYIYGGGATTLGKEIPQHSKNAVYIFMTALGVILVISLLKMAGIDILPGYDTVRVVEKGASIPITEGVKATAKQLASLGIVIPGITARDVKVLSMSVVIQIIMIVAAALMIIFCKAKPKAAMQGVVWQNGMVAVVAIYGIAWMSNTYFDNYQVQMQNILSEVVTKYPWTIALAFFFVSVLINSQGAVVVSMLPLTYTLGIEGWILLGVMPSVYGYFFIPNYPSDIATVNFDRSGTTIIGKYLLNHSFMIPGLIHVVCATIAGLGISYVYHFIFKLY